CGCCGAACCTGGCGAGGACTCGAATCCCAAACGGTGTCAGCCCGAGGGCGCACGCACCGAAGCCGCGTCTGCACAGGAGCTTGTGCGCCCGAAGGATGACAGGCGTGACGATTCGGGTCGCAGACGATCTCCGACGACATCCTGGGCCGTAACGTGGACACAGTGCCTCTTGTGAATCGCGGGCGCGCGCGTATAAATTGGAAACTTACCTTCCAATATTGGGGTAGACTCCGCCCGGCGGTTCCAGGCGAACGCGTGCGATTTCCAGCGGGAGACTCGAGATGGAGTGGACGAACACCGAATCGGGGACCGGAGACGGACTGCTCGGCGCGACGTTCACCACGCCGAAGGACCTCCGGCACCTGGCCGAGCAGTGCCTGGGGCAGCTCTTCGTGCCCACCGAGGTGGTGCACGCCGGCGACCGCGCCGCCACGCTCGTGCTGCGCCCCGAGGGGATGGGCGAGATCCTGGTGCAGGCCGAGCGGGAGCGCCACTTCTCGCCCTACGTGAGCACCCGCGTCGAGCACGTCGGCCGGGCCGCCCGCTGAGGCGGCGGGCCCGCCGCCGGCGGGCTCACCTTGCGTCGATCCCGCCCCTCCGCCCATCTTCCGCCGCGCCCAGCAGCCCGGGCCGATCCGTCTCCCCCTGCACCGGCATCCGTGCGCAAGATCGATCCGCGGAACTTCCAGCGTGCCACGCGCACGACCAGCAAGGAGATCAACCGCCAGATCGTCCTCAACCTGATCCGCGAGTACCAGCCGATCTCGCGGGCCGACCTGGCCCGCCGCATGGAGGTGGCCCGGGCCATCGTGAGCCCGCTGGTCAACGAGCTGATCGAGTGCGGGCTGGTCTACGAGGGGGCGGCGGGGCAGTCGCGCCGCGGCCGCAAGCCCACCCTCCTGCACGTGCGCGCGCACGACCGGCTGGCGGCGGCGGCCGACGTGCGGCTCTCCGAGACGCACGTGATGCTCTGCGACTTCAGCGGGCGGCCGCTGGCGCTGGAGGTGTTCAGGACGCCGCTGGAGCCGGCGGAGCTGGTGGCGGAGCTGGGCGCGCGCGTGCGGCGGCTGCTGGACGCCAACGCGGCGGCCGGCGAGTGCCAGGGGATCGGACTGGTGGTGCCGGGGATGGTGGACCACCGCAGCGGCCGGCTGATGAACGCGCCCACCCTGGGCTGGCGCGACGTGGACCTGCGCGAGCCCCTGGAAGCGGCCGCGGGGCTGCCGGTGCACATCGAGCGCGACGCGGTGGCCTGCGCCCACGCCCGCATGTGGCTGGGGCAGGACCCCGGCGAGGACAGCTTCGCCTACGTGACCTTCTCCGACGGCGTGGGCGCGGGGCTGGTGGTGGGCGGGCGGGTGGTGCGCGGGCACCGCGACGCCGCGGGCGAGTTCGGGCACATCCCGCTCACGCTCGACGGGCCGGCGTGCATGTGCGGCTCGCGCGGGTGCTGGGAGGCGTACACCTCCAACCCCGCCATCGTCGCCCGCTACCTGGGGCGCGAGCTGGCCACCCGCGACAGCTACCGCCAGGTGCGCGAGACGGGGCTCACCGTCTCGGACGTGGTCGCGCGGGCGCGCTCGGGCGACCCGGCGGCGCGCGGGGCGCTGCAGGAGAGCGCGCGCTGGATCGGGCTGGGGCTGGCGGCCATCGTCAACGCGCTGAACCCGGGGCGCATCATCGTGGGCGGCGAGGTGGCGGCGGCGTGGGACCTGGTGGGCCCGCCCGCCTTGGCGGCGATGGCCGAGCGCACGCTCACGCAGGGCACCGCCGCCACCCCCGTGGTCCCCGA
The genomic region above belongs to Longimicrobium sp. and contains:
- a CDS encoding ROK family protein, yielding MRKIDPRNFQRATRTTSKEINRQIVLNLIREYQPISRADLARRMEVARAIVSPLVNELIECGLVYEGAAGQSRRGRKPTLLHVRAHDRLAAAADVRLSETHVMLCDFSGRPLALEVFRTPLEPAELVAELGARVRRLLDANAAAGECQGIGLVVPGMVDHRSGRLMNAPTLGWRDVDLREPLEAAAGLPVHIERDAVACAHARMWLGQDPGEDSFAYVTFSDGVGAGLVVGGRVVRGHRDAAGEFGHIPLTLDGPACMCGSRGCWEAYTSNPAIVARYLGRELATRDSYRQVRETGLTVSDVVARARSGDPAARGALQESARWIGLGLAAIVNALNPGRIIVGGEVAAAWDLVGPPALAAMAERTLTQGTAATPVVPEPADEQTRLRGAAALVVAPVFAAPTIG